Part of the Henckelia pumila isolate YLH828 chromosome 2, ASM3356847v2, whole genome shotgun sequence genome is shown below.
GCACACGCACTCGTCGTCCACCTCCTTTATCCACCGGCAGCACTCCGTTTCAGCCGGAACCTCCTCCACCGGTCGATGCCTCGAGTGTCGTCGTCTATGTTCGTTGCGTAACGTCTCCACATGAGCTGGTGGGGAAGAGGGTGTGTACACCACCAACGTGCAGGCGTGGTTCACCAACGCCAACTGAGATGCGCAGAGCGGCGAAGGGGCGGTGATCTCCGTGGCCGGCGATGTTTTCGGGGGAAGCTGAACCCATTGGCTCTCTGCGTTTGGGTGGAGGGTACTGATCAGAAGGACAAGCAATGTTAGTAACTTGAGATAACTGATGGAGGGGATATCCATGTTTCCCTAGCTAGCTTAATGCTTTAATTAGTTGATGTTGAAGAATTAATACCTAGCTTCCCACTACTTATACCATCGGTTCCCATGCATTCATAAGATTCTCGTGTTTCTACAATTAGGTGAGTTGAAGGTTGATGAAAGAAACTATAGTACGTAGTAGACGAAGCAAATGGCTAGCTGGCTAGCTTGTGTGATGATTGTTTTATTAGGCTTGGAATAGTTAAGAATTTGGCATCCATTTTGCATGTCATGTGATTTGGTTGGATACCATGCATTAATTAATTGGGTTTTTCATCTTGGGAACATTTTTTCCTATTGTTAATTTTTTGAACATTAAACAGCTGGGACatgataaattttgatataataataacatgctTGATTTATTGCATAGTTCTAATTGCATTCTTGGTCGGAAAATTTACGAGATAACATGAAAACTTCAATGAGAGAGTTTTATGTGTCAATTTTGTGACGCGAACCTCTTATTCAACTTtactcatgaaaaatattattattttatttaattgtagACATGAGTCATATTGACTTGTACATAGACCGTGAAACTCTCATAGGAGATCGAGCtaaatatatatgataaaaAAGCACCTTACATTAACTATATATAATCATGGAATAATTTTGGATTGCCTAAAATTTTCAAACTAActacatatataattttatattataataacATTTTCctctatattttatttttatttcttctcgttttaatttaaaattttaataactttttttttttaaaaaaggaaaacTATCATCATTCACATGCATCACTTGAAGAAGGAGaagcgtttttttttttttttttttctaaccaTGTATAACGAAAAGCTAGAATGTTAGTCTGCCTCACAGGGCTTGTCAAGTGCAGTTTATCTAATTAGCGTAGTTTGTAAATTATTGTGTTAGTCCGAAAATTTATTCAGAACACATTGAAGATAACGGCCGCGGGATACCATgctatattataattaaattaaataatactaTAATTACAATGCAAATTTGTCCCGTCTAAAATTGGGACACAATTGCCCCTGGATAAACCAATGAAAATGCCCGAAATACCCAATTTCTTAGCGCCATTAGTCTCCTCCCACCGACTATCTACACTGGCTGGCCCCTATCATCCGCCATTTCGACAAATTCATCTTCTCGTTGCATTATTGTTTCACTGTGAAAATTACTCCATAGTTTTCGGGCGGAATCGGTTAGTAATGATTACTTTAGGGTTTGTTTTTTGAGTTTCGCTTGCTTTTCTTCGTTGTAATTTTTATATGAATTAACAATTTGTTGAAGATGATCGGGGTTTAATGTTTTCAAAGTTTATACCCGTCTCTTTTCCCCATCGTATATGTCTCGGTGGTTGATTTGATGCATGTAACGGGCCGATACAATATGATAAATTCAGAAATGAATCAATGATctttttgttggttttttttCCCCAGGGTTGATCCAGAAATTGGAGATGGGTTTTAAAAAAGTGTACAAGTGTTTACAGGAGCTGTTCCCGCAGGTAAATTTGGGTTCCGACGTTTTGATATGACAATTGGATTGGTAATCGGATTTCTGGCTTTGCGGTAGTTTTGAATTACTGTATGAATTCTGATTGTATTGTCTCTTCGGGGACATACTTGTGTTGCttatcaaaatatataatattaagaGTTGCAAAACCTAAAAGGCTTAGTTTTGGTTTCCTCTGTGCTTGATATGTGTTCACTGTGATATCTTAATAGTTTTTCTCATAGAACGATTCCTTGTAGTCTGAGAGAAATGAATCATCGAAATTCTTCATTTGAAAAGAGAGTTGCTATGTTTTTGTTCTATCCTCTCGGTGACAGATTGATGCTCGAGCTCTTAGAGCTGTTGCTATTGAGCACAGCAAGGATCCTGATGCAGCTGTGGAGGCAGTGCTTGTGGAGATCATTCCGTTCTTTGATGATAGATCTAGATCAAGTGTTCCGATTGGAAGCATTTCGATGGGTCACTCGCCCAAAGGTGAGTTATTTTGAGTGCAATTTCTAGAATTGAACTTTTATTGCTTTTTATAATCATTTGCTGAGCTATTCAGTTCTATTTTGAAGTTTTAACTGGTCCTAATGTTTCCACGTCTTGATTCTACGTGTTCTTTTAGAAGCTATTGCGCCTACACAATTGGTGGATATGTCTCGAGAAACAATAGACTCAGCTCAAGAGGTTTTTGTGAATAATGTGAATGATGGCAATCACCAGTCTTCTCAAGATGCTATTAGTGGGAGTAATGAGTTCTTCTTCGACTCATACAGTGGGCAACATGAAGGAGAGGGTCTTACTGCTGAAATTACTTTGTCACAGAATTGGGGTGAAAATAGCATAAAAACTCCTTTACCTGTCCTGTtgaaggatgaaaatggtataAGCATTCTTCAAAGTGAAGTGTGTGTGGACCCagaaagaaaagaaacaaaTGGAGTCAATAATTATCCCGAAAGCAACATCAAAACTTCAACtgataaaaattcatatcttacaCTGGGAACTTTGGAAAATGTGGCTATGGGTGTTAATCAAATCATGAATCTCGCTCAAGAAAGGGATGACTTTGATGGTCACACGGAGACCTTTCTTGACATGGTCACCAATAAAGAAAACGATCAGGGAAAGCCTATTGCAGAGGGCGTCAATTTAATGGGTGACACTGCTGTTGTGACTGTTCAAGATCTAACAACTGACAGAAGTGTGCAATCAATAGTGCTGCCTGACGTGCATGGAGGTGTTTCCGATGACACTGTTTATCTTGAAGATGAGTTTAACTTGTCTGAATCTGAGGGAATGCATACCATGAGTGTTCTTGATGAAATTGTTGCTGACGCAAGAAATAATAAGGTATCAGCTCTTTGACTCATTGTCTCCGATGATTTATCATGGACATGTGGTAATGTTTAAAGCTTGATGCATAAAtatatgtattaaaaaaatctatatgCATAACATTACCTTGAATCTTCTTGTTATTTATATGTGGTAACTTGATGTGTGGAAGACTTTTACTGCCTAATCCTTGGATTTATTTTCAATTTGGCGGGGGAGAAGGTAGAGACAAACATAGACCCAAATATATGATATTCCACATCATTGTTTTCTGTAGTTCAATGCACACCCTTAAAACATTTCTGTTTTCATTGAGGATCGGGCTCATCTAAGCATCATATTTCTGTTTGTTGCATTAGAGATACAGAAAGAACAAAAATTAGGGATGGGTGAAATGGCTGTAGCTTTCACACTGGGCCTTCATTATATGCCAATATGCCCTCAATATTGTGGTCTAATGAAGAACAGAAAGTTGTTTTCTTTCCAAATGATGGCTGGATTGCAAATTCTTTTCATAGCTAACTAATGAAAATTAAGTAATAATTAAGGACAGTTATTTTGTAATTCAGCTGTCTGTGTCATTACattttttatgagttttttGTGTTTGGATCAATTGAACTGTTGCAGAAAACATTACTCTCCACAATGGAGTCCATTGTCAGCATGATGAGGGAAGTGGAGCTGAAAGAGCAAGTTGCAGGAAAAGCTAAAGAGGATGCTTTCAAAGAAGACACTGATATGGTGGAGGAGCTTAAACAGATGCTGCAAAATGCAAAGGAGGCAAATGACATGGTTGTATTCCTTTTACTTAGTTGCAAAATATTCCTTCAAGATAATTTGAAGGACCTTCTGTTCTTCTACTAAACTATCTTGCCCGCCTGCCTTATTTCCCTCACAGCATGCTGGAGAAGTGTATGGTGAAAAGGCCATCCTTGCAACTGAGTTGAGAGAACTCCAGTCTCGATTGCTTTTATTGTCAGATGAAAAAGATAAATCTCTTGCCGTTGTCGACGAGGTGGCTTTTTTCTTATCTTTGGCCATTTCTGTTGTAACATCGTCGGTTATAAAATTCCTTGAGTATAATTTGTTTAGCACATTTAAGTTGGTGGTCTACTTGGCATACCTCATCTGAAAGTATTTTGATTTGTGGCACTGATGTACTTTGT
Proteins encoded:
- the LOC140881197 gene encoding uncharacterized protein isoform X1 encodes the protein MGFKKVYKCLQELFPQIDARALRAVAIEHSKDPDAAVEAVLVEIIPFFDDRSRSSVPIGSISMGHSPKEAIAPTQLVDMSRETIDSAQEVFVNNVNDGNHQSSQDAISGSNEFFFDSYSGQHEGEGLTAEITLSQNWGENSIKTPLPVLLKDENGISILQSEVCVDPERKETNGVNNYPESNIKTSTDKNSYLTLGTLENVAMGVNQIMNLAQERDDFDGHTETFLDMVTNKENDQGKPIAEGVNLMGDTAVVTVQDLTTDRSVQSIVLPDVHGGVSDDTVYLEDEFNLSESEGMHTMSVLDEIVADARNNKKTLLSTMESIVSMMREVELKEQVAGKAKEDAFKEDTDMVEELKQMLQNAKEANDMHAGEVYGEKAILATELRELQSRLLLLSDEKDKSLAVVDEMHQILEVRLAAAEHEIKSAEQEKLEKQKFAQKALAEHEMDMKKVLREANILKQQAEENAKLREFLMDRGCVVDMLQGEIAVICQDVKRLKENFDQHVPLCKSLSSAQTSFILASSSSSSKSSIPDIMVANADQDDLNETPQNIDTAIEVSTKDRKSVLEEDWDLL
- the LOC140878648 gene encoding uncharacterized protein; this encodes MDIPSISYLKLLTLLVLLISTLHPNAESQWVQLPPKTSPATEITAPSPLCASQLALVNHACTLVVYTPSSPPAHVETLRNEHRRRHSRHRPVEEVPAETECCRWIKEVDDECVCDLLVRLPPFLTKPVHSYTIAIDDTCDVTFTCGSKS
- the LOC140881197 gene encoding uncharacterized protein isoform X2: MGFKKVYKCLQELFPQIDARALRAVAIEHSKDPDAAVEAVLVEIIPFFDDRSRSSVPIGSISMGHSPKAIAPTQLVDMSRETIDSAQEVFVNNVNDGNHQSSQDAISGSNEFFFDSYSGQHEGEGLTAEITLSQNWGENSIKTPLPVLLKDENGISILQSEVCVDPERKETNGVNNYPESNIKTSTDKNSYLTLGTLENVAMGVNQIMNLAQERDDFDGHTETFLDMVTNKENDQGKPIAEGVNLMGDTAVVTVQDLTTDRSVQSIVLPDVHGGVSDDTVYLEDEFNLSESEGMHTMSVLDEIVADARNNKKTLLSTMESIVSMMREVELKEQVAGKAKEDAFKEDTDMVEELKQMLQNAKEANDMHAGEVYGEKAILATELRELQSRLLLLSDEKDKSLAVVDEMHQILEVRLAAAEHEIKSAEQEKLEKQKFAQKALAEHEMDMKKVLREANILKQQAEENAKLREFLMDRGCVVDMLQGEIAVICQDVKRLKENFDQHVPLCKSLSSAQTSFILASSSSSSKSSIPDIMVANADQDDLNETPQNIDTAIEVSTKDRKSVLEEDWDLL